TTGGGGCAAAAACGGCAGCAACTTCGGCTCTATATTGTTCTAGATAATTCTCGGCCTGTTGATAATCTTCTTGTACAATATATAGCTTAAGCAAGCTAGATAAAACAGTCTGCCTCATCATTCCCTTGGTCTGTCCCAAAGCCGCTTTATAATAAGTTTCAGCAGCCAGATAATCCTGCTCGGCCATACAAGCCTTACCTAAATTAAAAGTGATAGAAGGGATAAGCTGATCATATTGTTTACTCTTGGCTAGGGCCAAAGCGGTTAAATAAACTTCTTTTGCTTTAGCAAAGGCTTCTTTTCTTTCTAAAACCCCTCCCTTTGCTATCATGATTTTTAGATAAAATTCATTTTCTCGCCCTACTTCCTCCATAATTTTCAAGATGAGGTTGGCCGTTTGTTCAGCTTTTGTATACTGCCCAGCCTTTTCCTCTATAGCCATTACATTATACAAAGACCGAGCATAAGGTTCTCCTTTAGCATCATTGTGTTTACGCTCTAGGGCAATACTTTGTCTAAAAAAATCAGCAGCCAAATCATACTTTGCTTGTTTTAGGTAAACCACGGCTATATTGTTAATCAGCGTAATATATTGAGGAGTAGCTTCCAGCTTCAGCTGCTCAAAAATAGCTTTGGCTTCGAGTTGTTTAGCCGTTGCCTGTTCAAAATTGTTTTCGGCCAAATAGAGCTTAGCCCTCAGTCCTAGCCATTCGGCCAAATGCAGCCCCTTTTTGCCCTGATCTAAGCGTTCCACCTGGCTTTTAGCCGCCATTAATGTGGCCTGAACCGCCTCGTATTGGCCTAAATTATATTGCAACACCATCTTACTGCCCGTAAAACTCCAACTCAAACTATCTTTCCAGCCTTGTCGTCCCGGCTCTGTCTCCAAAGCAAGCAAAGCCGAATCTATAATGGCTATAGAATGGGCATATTGGCTTTGCGCATAGGCCTCCATAAAGCGGGCCTCAAAAGCATTATATTTGGCTGCATCCTGCCCAAATACTAAAACAGGGGCCAATAAAAAGAGATAAATGTAGTGTATGGGTCTCATTCTTTGCGGTTCTAAATAAAGTAGATAAACTCAATTAATGCTCCTGCAAATTTAACATTTTAGAAAGAGTCAACCTATTTTTTTTGCTTTTCCTATTTTTATCTTTTGGGGCTGCCCCAGCCAAAGGCTGGGTCGGGCTATGTCGCAGCTCGCAGGTCTGCTCGGCCCTGCGTTTTTTTCGCTGCGCTCAAAAAACTAGGTCTGGCCTACGGCCACTGCTTTCTATCCCTCAGCCGTTTTGGCCCAAAGGCCAAAGGCGGCCCAAGGGCCGCCTCTCTCCTACTTCTTATGCACAATTTCTAGCTGTACAAAATAGTCATCTCTTCTTTTGTAGTGGTATAAATTGACCTCTACATCTTCTAGACTACAAGCCTCATAATGTAGCTCATAATATTCCTTGAGCAAAGAGTAAGGCGCCTTAGTAATTTCCTTTCCCTCTCTCAAGCAGTTTTTTTCTAGGGCTCTTTTTACTTTCTTGGCCGCCTGATCTCTAGCCTGAGCCGCTAGGTCTTGTTTTTCGCCCTCATATAAATTGCAGCGATAGACGTAGCCCTTGGGCGTAATCTCCATAGTCCCCTCTTTGCCCTGAAACAAATAGGTCGTTTCATATCGGCTGCCCTTAATATCCTTATCAATAAAATCTCCCTGAATGGGAATAAAGAGGGTTTCTGAAATAGCCAGCAAAAACTCCAATTGCTCGCCAAACTCCTGGGCATCTCGATATTTGGCCCAGTCCTTTTTGGCCAAAATGAGCAACAGCTCAGGGGTCACCAAATAGTCCTTTTTGTCTAGGGCCGTAAAACGCCAAAAATAATCTCCCGCTTCTTTAATCGTATAAGTCGACTTAAAGCGGAACTTATCGCCCTTCTGTTTGGGCTGTATTTTCATAATTTCTTCACTTTCAGAAGAAAAACTCCCCTGAAAAGGGGTCGTCTGGTCTTGCATCAAAAAGGTAATATGATCGCCTCGATCCAAAAAAATAGCCTCTTCTACATATTCACAGCCCTTTTTAACGCCCACCTCAGTCCAAAAATCTCCTTTGCCATTACTCAACACTTGTATGTTCTCCCGTATGGCTTTTACCCGATCACTTTCGGTATGCTTAATATAACTCTGCCCCCACAAACCTATGGGCATAATAATACTGAGTACTAAACTGTAGTAATATGATTTCATCTCTTTTATATTATAGTGCAAAAAAACAAAAGTAAGCAAAAGCTAGCAGCCGCTACTGCTCTAGTAGTCATACCCAACTGCTATACCAATTAAGGGACTCGCCCCCAATTTTGGATGATACTGCAACCCTAAGTAGGCATGAAAAAAAACCGCCTGCGGAATTTGATAACGATAACCCAAAGAAGGTAAAGCCACTGGCACAAGATTTCCCCCATCAGCTAAGGAGTAACCCAGATTTAAGTTGGCTCCCAAACCCGCCTCTATAAAATGCCCCTGCCGGCCATAAGCATATAATAGGCGCAAGGGAACAGACATCGCTACCATTTTTCCATAGTTGTTCTGCATAAACCCCAACCCCACCCCCGTTTGTAAGTTGAGTTGCTGTAAAGGTCGCTGCCAAAGGCTATATTGAGTGTTAAAGTACATAAAGCTGCTCTGAGAAGGCCCTACATTAAAGGTACTCACCAACTCTACACTAAACACCCGCCGCGGATGGTAATTCAGCCGCGAATGTTCGGGCGGCTCATACTGTGCCTGAAGCGAACAAGCCCAAAAAATTAAGAGTAAACTGTATAAAATTCGCATCTCCTGAGTATTTTAAATTCCTTGCAGCCATCTTCTTAGCCGCTCTATTAAAAAATAGCACTTTCTTTGTAGATCTCTAGCAAAGCCCAAGGACTTCATTCTGCCAAAACAAAACTTTATAAGAACATGCGCACTATTTTCATCCTCTTTAGCTTCTTTCTTGGCCTAAATGGCCTCTATGCCCAAAATGATAGTTGGGCCATTTCTATGAGTCCGAGCAGATCCCTGCAAGCCTACGAAAAGAGCAGCGAATTCCCTACCGACTTTGTCAAAAAGCATTGGAACCAAGGAAAATTTATGACCAATATCGCCTTCGATGGCGAGGCTTGGTGGGTCGTTATGACGCAGAAAAATTATAAACAACAAACTTTCTACCGAAGTACCGACTTCCCCAATGACTGGATCGACCGCAAATGGAGCGAAGGCTTCGATATTACCGATATCGAGTTTGCCGATGAACAATGGATCGTGGTCATGAGCCGTGGCGCTGGCTTTGAACAAGAAGGCTGGGCAAAAAAAAATAGCTTCGACGAAATTAAAACCTATATCGAACAACAATGGAAGGCCGGTAAGTATATCATCGATCTAGCCTATGGCCAAGGCCAATGGGTAGGCGTCCTCTCTAAAGGTGCCCAGTTCCGCCAACAAACTTTCCGCTGGTCAGCCAATTACCCCGCCGAATGGATCCAAGAAAATTATGGCAAGGGCTTCAATATTACTGGCATCACCTATGGCGATGGCCAATGGCTGGTCGTGATGTCTAAACTCAAAAAGGCCCAAAATGAAGTTAGTATGGCCCAAACCGCCTTTCCCGCTAACTATATCAAAACGAACTGGGATAAAAATTACCGCATTAGCCAACTGCACTTCAATTATGAACCCCAAAATCGTAAGGATTATTTCCAAGACCATTATACTGCCGGAAATAAAGCCCTCAATGCAAAAAATTACGATCTAGCTATCCGCCACTATACCGAGGCCCTCAAGCTCCAGCCCAATAACGCGAATTGCTATAATAACCGCGCCTGGGCCAAATATCTCCTCGGCCAATGCGAAACCGCCCTCAATGATGTCAATTCAGCCATCCAACTAGAAGCCGATGAACATAGCTACCATAGCCGTGCCGCTATCTACCTCTGCCTCGGCCGATGCAATAAAGCCCTAAACGATTTTAATACGGCCGAACGTATGGCCCAAACTAAGGACGCTTTCTATTATGGTGACCGCGCTATGGCCCAAGAATGCCTAGGCAATTTTGAAGCCGCCGCCAAGGATTACCAAAAAGCACTAAGCATTAACCCCCAAGAAGCCATCTACAAAAAAGGCCTGGCCCAAGCTAAAGCCCAAATGAAGGAAACTTCGCCCCCCTCGGTTAGCTGGGATTACCCCTATAAAGCCTATACCGCTAGTACAGACCCCGTCTATGAGGTAAAGGCTTGTATCAACTCAGAACTGGAAATCACTTCGGTCAAACTCTTGCTCAACGGAAAAAGCTTTAGCGCTAGAGGATTTGGCCTAGAAGATGACTGC
This genomic interval from Saprospira grandis contains the following:
- a CDS encoding DUF7477 domain-containing protein; amino-acid sequence: MRTIFILFSFFLGLNGLYAQNDSWAISMSPSRSLQAYEKSSEFPTDFVKKHWNQGKFMTNIAFDGEAWWVVMTQKNYKQQTFYRSTDFPNDWIDRKWSEGFDITDIEFADEQWIVVMSRGAGFEQEGWAKKNSFDEIKTYIEQQWKAGKYIIDLAYGQGQWVGVLSKGAQFRQQTFRWSANYPAEWIQENYGKGFNITGITYGDGQWLVVMSKLKKAQNEVSMAQTAFPANYIKTNWDKNYRISQLHFNYEPQNRKDYFQDHYTAGNKALNAKNYDLAIRHYTEALKLQPNNANCYNNRAWAKYLLGQCETALNDVNSAIQLEADEHSYHSRAAIYLCLGRCNKALNDFNTAERMAQTKDAFYYGDRAMAQECLGNFEAAAKDYQKALSINPQEAIYKKGLAQAKAQMKETSPPSVSWDYPYKAYTASTDPVYEVKACINSELEITSVKLLLNGKSFSARGFGLEDDCDRSLSETVRLQEGRNELVIQVQTNKHEMRSEKRIIEYKASSSGNYHALIIAVENYDDFAISDLEKPIDDATELQKVLTQTYTFEPSDVHFLKNPTKEEILNKLVYLQDHLTDDDNLLVYYSGHGIVKNEVGYWLPKDSKKNSRSNWLSNAELRDYMNAMKAKHTLVVADACFSGSIFTGGFRNMEEFACEEMAKLKSRRAITSGANTVVPDNSIFFKYFIKMLGQNDASCFTAENLYSKIKPAVIYNSPNNHVPQFGVLPQTGDEGGNFVFRKR